From Acidimicrobiales bacterium, one genomic window encodes:
- a CDS encoding SRPBCC family protein, which yields MINPVTVSIDVPQPVHQVFDFLDVMANHEPFNDHLMRDWELSGPPRGVGSRARVRTRVFGMNDIVDIEVVESESSSRIVEVNVAAKAKRTGQGTYTLTSLPGGGTRITFEYRWIIAPAIDRLTAPLARTFIRRNNATAMRRLADQLAGATRSADTI from the coding sequence ATGATCAACCCCGTCACCGTGTCCATCGACGTTCCCCAGCCCGTCCACCAAGTCTTCGACTTCCTCGACGTCATGGCCAACCACGAACCGTTCAACGACCACCTCATGCGCGACTGGGAGTTGTCCGGACCACCGCGCGGTGTCGGGTCGAGAGCCCGCGTCCGCACCCGTGTCTTCGGCATGAACGACATCGTCGACATCGAGGTCGTCGAGTCCGAGTCGTCGAGCCGGATCGTGGAGGTGAACGTCGCCGCCAAGGCCAAGCGCACCGGTCAAGGCACCTACACACTGACCTCGCTCCCGGGTGGAGGCACCCGCATCACCTTCGAGTACCGCTGGATCATCGCGCCGGCGATCGATCGCCTCACCGCGCCGCTGGCCCGCACCTTCATTCGACGCAACAACGCCACCGCCATGCGCCGCCTCGCCGACCAGCTCGCCGGGGCGACCCGCTCGGCCGACACCATCTGA
- a CDS encoding NUDIX domain-containing protein: MSAADRADRDRARIDEWIRYAATSGETPAIDAATVVVLRDGDAGLETLMLRRNSKIAFGGMWVFPGGRVDEADRLAAVDPLDAARIAAAREAEEEAALRIPAGELVMFAHWIPPPIAPKRYATWFFAAGVSDRDHTIDDGEIVESDWMTPEECLGRHHEGEIELAPPTWVTLHTMRAHDRVATALEWLAGRPARHHATRIGRSEAGPVAMWSGDAGYETTDPSIDGPRHRLEMFAEGYRYDDSGCTE; this comes from the coding sequence ATGAGTGCGGCGGATCGTGCCGATCGGGACCGGGCGCGCATCGACGAGTGGATCCGTTACGCCGCGACCAGCGGTGAGACGCCGGCGATCGACGCCGCCACCGTCGTCGTGCTGCGCGACGGCGACGCCGGCCTCGAGACGCTGATGCTGCGGCGCAACTCCAAGATCGCGTTCGGCGGCATGTGGGTCTTTCCCGGCGGACGCGTCGACGAGGCCGACCGGCTGGCCGCGGTCGATCCGCTCGACGCCGCCCGCATCGCGGCGGCCCGCGAAGCCGAGGAGGAAGCGGCGCTGAGGATCCCCGCCGGTGAGCTGGTGATGTTCGCCCACTGGATCCCACCGCCGATCGCGCCGAAACGCTACGCCACCTGGTTCTTCGCGGCCGGCGTGAGCGATCGCGACCACACGATCGACGACGGCGAGATCGTCGAGAGCGACTGGATGACGCCCGAGGAGTGTCTCGGCCGTCACCACGAGGGCGAGATCGAGCTCGCGCCGCCGACGTGGGTGACTCTCCACACGATGCGTGCGCACGACCGGGTCGCCACCGCACTCGAGTGGTTGGCCGGCCGCCCGGCCCGCCACCACGCGACCCGGATCGGACGCAGCGAGGCAGGCCCGGTTGCGATGTGGTCCGGCGACGCCGGCTACGAGACGACCGACCCGTCGATCGACGGGCCCCGCCATCGACTCGAGATGTTCGCCGAGGGCTACCGCTACGACGACTCGGGATGCACGGAGTGA
- a CDS encoding HAD-IC family P-type ATPase: MHGVTTTPTGLTAAEVDERIADGRVNDVPDAPVRTLSQIVRANVLTPVNAIIGSLFVLILIAGYPADALFAGVVVSNSVIGIAQELQARRTLNALAVLSAPRARVRRDDQVAEIGVSGVVADDLLEIQPGDQIVVDGVVVAAHGLEVDESLLTGEADPVEKASGDQVLSGSFVSAGSGSYQATHVGADSYAAKLADEARRFELAGSELRRGVNKILKWLQIIIPPAAVLLLLRQLGTEDRWQSALQATVAAAVAMVPDGLVLLTSLSFITGVIALARRKALAKELASVELLARVDTLCLDKTGTITTGEISLGLVEPLGDHTADDAAIALGAMGAADPAPNATLAAIVANHPDPGWTIGENLPFSSARKWAGAEFADRGVYYLGAPDILFDDDDDEARARADAVAAGGTRVLLLTRGGGPWSEENLPAQRHPVALVHLEDTVRPDAAEILGYFREQGVDLKVISGDNPATVAAVARRAGIEGADSFVDARTLPEDQDELADVLEQTTVFGRVTPHQKRAMVHALQSRGRTVAMTGDGVNDVLALKDADMGIAMGSGSSSTRAVAQLVLLDNKFATLPRVLAEGRRVINNIERVANLFITKAAYAVLLTALVGIAGSPFPFLPRQLTLIGTFSIGVPGFFLALAPNEALVRPGFLTRVLRFSIPAGAVAGAVTFGLYEIVRRMDDVSLAEARTAATATLLLLGLVILLLISRPWKPWKAGLATAMAACYVLVMVWPFARDYFELDLPTADAWVAVAIAAAIGAIGIGVATKVFTDD; encoded by the coding sequence ATGCACGGAGTGACGACCACCCCGACCGGCCTCACGGCCGCCGAAGTCGACGAGCGCATCGCCGACGGCCGCGTCAACGATGTACCCGACGCGCCGGTCCGCACGCTCTCGCAGATCGTCCGGGCCAACGTCCTCACGCCGGTGAACGCGATCATCGGTTCGCTGTTCGTGTTGATCCTGATCGCCGGCTACCCGGCCGACGCCCTCTTCGCCGGCGTCGTCGTCTCCAACAGCGTGATCGGCATCGCGCAGGAGCTCCAGGCCCGTCGCACGCTCAACGCGCTGGCGGTGCTCTCCGCACCGCGGGCACGAGTGCGGCGCGACGACCAGGTCGCGGAGATCGGCGTCAGCGGTGTCGTCGCCGACGACCTGCTGGAGATCCAGCCCGGCGACCAGATCGTGGTCGACGGCGTGGTCGTCGCGGCCCACGGGCTCGAAGTCGACGAGTCGCTCCTCACCGGCGAGGCCGACCCGGTCGAGAAGGCCAGCGGCGACCAGGTCCTCTCGGGTTCCTTCGTCTCGGCCGGTTCCGGCTCGTACCAGGCCACCCATGTCGGAGCCGATTCCTATGCGGCGAAGCTGGCCGACGAGGCCCGTCGGTTCGAGCTCGCGGGCAGCGAACTCCGGCGCGGCGTCAACAAGATCCTCAAGTGGCTGCAGATCATCATCCCGCCGGCCGCCGTGCTGTTGCTGTTGCGCCAGCTCGGCACCGAGGACCGCTGGCAGTCGGCACTCCAGGCCACGGTTGCCGCCGCCGTGGCCATGGTGCCCGACGGACTCGTGCTGCTCACCAGCCTGAGCTTCATCACCGGGGTCATCGCCCTCGCCCGCCGCAAGGCGCTGGCGAAGGAGCTGGCGTCGGTCGAGCTGCTCGCCCGGGTCGACACGCTCTGCCTCGACAAGACCGGCACGATCACCACCGGCGAGATCTCTCTCGGCCTGGTCGAACCCCTCGGCGACCACACCGCGGACGACGCCGCGATCGCCCTCGGGGCGATGGGCGCGGCCGACCCGGCACCCAACGCCACCCTCGCAGCCATCGTCGCCAACCACCCCGACCCCGGCTGGACCATCGGGGAGAACCTCCCGTTCTCGTCGGCTCGCAAGTGGGCGGGCGCCGAGTTCGCCGACCGGGGCGTCTACTACCTCGGCGCGCCCGACATCCTCTTCGACGACGATGACGACGAGGCCCGAGCCCGGGCCGACGCCGTCGCCGCCGGCGGCACGCGGGTCCTGCTCCTGACGAGGGGCGGAGGGCCGTGGAGCGAGGAGAACCTGCCGGCCCAGCGCCATCCCGTCGCGCTGGTGCATCTCGAAGACACCGTCCGGCCCGACGCGGCGGAGATCCTCGGGTACTTCCGCGAGCAGGGCGTCGACCTCAAGGTGATTTCCGGCGACAACCCTGCAACCGTCGCGGCCGTCGCCCGTCGCGCCGGGATCGAGGGCGCCGACTCGTTCGTCGATGCGCGCACCCTCCCCGAGGACCAGGACGAGCTGGCCGACGTGTTGGAGCAGACCACCGTCTTCGGCCGCGTCACGCCACACCAGAAGCGGGCCATGGTCCACGCCCTGCAGTCACGCGGCCGCACCGTGGCGATGACGGGCGACGGCGTCAACGACGTCCTCGCCCTGAAGGACGCCGACATGGGCATCGCGATGGGATCGGGCTCGTCCTCCACCCGAGCGGTCGCCCAGCTCGTGCTGCTCGACAACAAGTTCGCCACGCTCCCCCGGGTGCTCGCCGAGGGGAGGCGGGTCATCAACAACATCGAACGGGTCGCCAACCTGTTCATCACCAAGGCGGCCTATGCGGTGCTGCTCACCGCGCTCGTCGGGATCGCCGGCTCGCCGTTCCCATTCCTTCCCCGGCAGCTCACGCTCATCGGCACGTTCTCGATCGGCGTCCCCGGATTCTTCCTGGCCCTCGCCCCCAACGAGGCGCTGGTTCGGCCCGGCTTCCTCACCCGGGTCCTGCGTTTCTCGATCCCGGCCGGCGCCGTGGCCGGTGCCGTGACGTTCGGGCTCTACGAAATCGTGCGCCGCATGGACGACGTGTCGCTCGCCGAGGCTCGCACCGCGGCGACCGCCACGCTCCTCCTCCTGGGGCTCGTGATCCTCCTCCTGATCAGCCGCCCGTGGAAACCCTGGAAGGCGGGGCTCGCGACGGCGATGGCGGCCTGCTACGTGCTGGTCATGGTGTGGCCGTTCGCCCGCGACTACTTCGAGCTCGACCTCCCCACCGCCGATGCGTGGGTGGCGGTCGCCATCGCCGCCGCGATCGGGGCGATCGGCATCGGGGTCGCCACCAAAGTGTTCACCGACGACTGA
- a CDS encoding nuclear transport factor 2 family protein, which yields MNLQELSDRLEITDLLTRYARAVDRKDWDLFRQVFTPDAELDYTSAGGISGDLDTQVAWLAEALAQFPATQHMVANVGITFTDADHATVEAMFHNPMVMPDKSAWVTGGWYHHDVTRTADGWRSVKLREESAYFSGMPKDLDRPE from the coding sequence GTGAACCTCCAAGAACTCTCCGACCGCCTCGAGATCACCGATCTCCTGACCCGCTACGCCCGCGCCGTCGACCGCAAGGACTGGGACCTCTTCCGCCAGGTGTTCACCCCCGATGCCGAACTCGACTACACGTCGGCCGGTGGGATCTCCGGCGACCTCGACACCCAGGTCGCCTGGTTGGCCGAGGCCCTCGCCCAGTTCCCGGCCACCCAGCACATGGTCGCCAATGTCGGCATCACGTTCACCGACGCCGACCACGCGACCGTCGAGGCCATGTTCCACAACCCGATGGTCATGCCCGACAAGTCCGCCTGGGTCACCGGTGGCTGGTACCACCACGACGTCACCCGCACCGCCGACGGCTGGCGCAGCGTCAAGCTGCGCGAGGAGTCGGCCTACTTCTCGGGGATGCCGAAGGACCTGGACCGCCCCGAGTGA
- a CDS encoding DUF1801 domain-containing protein: MSADDVDEYLAQLDEPKRSTLEQVRRSIATAIPEAEQGLSYGVPVFRIGGKPVAGFSAAKNWLSYLPHSGDILSAMSDEDLCGFAASKGALKFPIDQPLPDALVRRLIDARRAQAGV, from the coding sequence ATGAGTGCCGATGACGTCGACGAGTACCTTGCGCAACTCGACGAGCCGAAGCGGTCGACGCTCGAACAAGTCCGACGATCCATCGCGACGGCGATTCCGGAGGCCGAACAGGGACTCTCCTATGGCGTCCCGGTGTTCAGGATCGGCGGCAAGCCGGTGGCTGGGTTCTCGGCTGCGAAGAACTGGCTCAGCTACCTGCCGCACAGCGGCGACATCCTCTCGGCCATGTCGGATGAGGATCTCTGCGGGTTCGCTGCGTCGAAGGGAGCGCTCAAGTTCCCGATCGACCAGCCATTGCCCGACGCACTCGTGCGAAGACTCATCGATGCTCGACGCGCGCAAGCAGGCGTCTGA
- a CDS encoding TetR/AcrR family transcriptional regulator, whose product MPKPDVRQELLDAAVDHVAEHGLADLSLRRLAAELGTSHRMLSYHFGSKDGMWSAIVEEVEQRQLAAFAALETDPMMTLEEVQRTWWRHISDPSLWVNERLFFEVYVQALRDRPARDEFLAGLVESWVGPSAAMAEAIGVPPERATAYARLGLAVTRGLLLDLLATRDRAAVDAAMEEWIALSAEFIERG is encoded by the coding sequence GTGCCGAAGCCCGATGTTCGCCAGGAGCTCCTCGACGCAGCCGTCGACCATGTCGCCGAGCACGGCCTCGCCGATCTCTCGCTTCGCCGACTCGCCGCCGAGCTGGGCACCAGCCACCGGATGCTCAGCTACCACTTCGGATCGAAGGACGGCATGTGGTCGGCGATCGTCGAGGAGGTGGAGCAGCGCCAGTTGGCCGCGTTCGCCGCGCTGGAGACCGATCCGATGATGACGCTCGAGGAGGTGCAGCGCACCTGGTGGCGACACATCTCGGATCCGTCGCTCTGGGTGAACGAGCGTCTCTTCTTCGAGGTCTATGTGCAGGCGCTGCGCGACCGGCCGGCGAGGGACGAGTTCCTCGCCGGCCTGGTCGAGTCATGGGTCGGCCCGTCGGCCGCAATGGCCGAAGCCATCGGCGTTCCGCCCGAGCGCGCGACCGCCTATGCCCGGCTCGGCCTGGCGGTGACCCGCGGGCTGCTCCTCGACCTGCTCGCCACCCGTGACCGGGCCGCCGTCGACGCCGCAATGGAGGAGTGGATCGCGCTGAGCGCCGAGTTCATCGAGCGAGGGTGA
- a CDS encoding alkaline phosphatase D family protein: MRRPVSRRTFLAGAAGLVAAACSSGNDATPPTTSSTTPGTTTTPTATTPTTTTPAATSTLVPTPAADLAGEPFTLGVASGEPLADSVVLWTRLVPDPADPTGGMPDETFDVAYDIALDENFTTIVASGLAIADSDYAHSVHVEPGDLEPATTYFYRFRIGEHTSPTGRTRTLPAEGTDPFRFALTTCQDPQFGEYAAWADIAADDELDAVIFTGDYIYELPPLDFSPQGDGRRMWTTPPPADLAGFRARYAQVKQDPSLQAAHRALPFFTMWDDHEITDNYWADGPGQFDSAGGDFASRRAAAYQAWWEHQPARTPAPTATGVALHRSVRVGDLAEFFLIDTRQFADEPPCRDTSTFDFGTGCDERDDPGRTLLGEDQVAWLTAGLRASTARWTSLVSPSMFAGLDARDAGEEEPKYYLEAWDGYPAERARVADALADAPNPIVLSGDYHASFVLDVGPGFGRDVICPEIMATAISSSPFATDYTAANPHVQYFNPDNGYTKCTVTADRWEADYRSVGDIWNPTDRLDTVASFEFPAR, translated from the coding sequence ATGCGACGACCCGTGTCACGGCGAACCTTTCTCGCAGGGGCAGCGGGGCTGGTGGCCGCGGCGTGCAGCTCGGGCAACGACGCCACGCCGCCGACGACGAGCAGCACCACTCCGGGCACGACAACGACGCCCACCGCGACCACACCGACCACGACCACACCGGCCGCGACGAGCACCCTGGTGCCCACTCCGGCGGCCGACCTGGCCGGCGAACCGTTCACGCTCGGCGTCGCCTCGGGCGAACCCCTCGCCGACAGTGTCGTGCTCTGGACCCGTCTCGTCCCCGACCCGGCTGATCCGACCGGGGGAATGCCCGACGAAACGTTCGACGTCGCCTACGACATCGCCCTCGACGAGAACTTCACGACAATCGTCGCCTCGGGCCTCGCCATCGCCGACTCCGACTACGCCCACTCGGTCCATGTCGAGCCCGGCGATCTCGAGCCTGCGACGACCTACTTCTACCGATTCCGGATCGGCGAGCACACCAGCCCGACCGGCCGCACCCGCACCCTTCCGGCGGAGGGAACCGACCCGTTCCGGTTCGCGCTGACCACGTGTCAGGACCCCCAGTTCGGCGAGTACGCAGCCTGGGCCGACATCGCCGCCGACGACGAGCTCGACGCCGTGATCTTCACCGGCGACTACATCTATGAACTGCCGCCGCTCGACTTCTCGCCCCAGGGCGACGGCCGCCGGATGTGGACCACACCCCCGCCGGCCGACCTCGCCGGCTTCCGGGCGCGCTACGCCCAGGTGAAACAGGATCCGTCCCTCCAGGCCGCCCATCGCGCGCTGCCGTTCTTCACCATGTGGGACGACCACGAGATCACCGACAACTACTGGGCCGACGGCCCCGGCCAATTCGACAGTGCCGGCGGCGACTTCGCCTCCCGCCGGGCGGCCGCCTACCAGGCCTGGTGGGAGCACCAACCGGCCCGCACGCCGGCGCCCACCGCGACCGGCGTCGCCCTGCACCGATCGGTCCGGGTCGGTGACCTCGCCGAGTTCTTCCTGATCGACACCCGGCAGTTCGCAGACGAGCCGCCCTGTCGCGACACCTCGACGTTCGACTTCGGAACGGGATGCGACGAACGGGACGACCCCGGCCGCACACTCCTCGGCGAGGATCAGGTGGCCTGGCTGACCGCCGGTCTCCGGGCGTCGACCGCCCGGTGGACATCACTGGTGAGTCCATCGATGTTCGCCGGTCTCGATGCCCGCGACGCTGGTGAGGAGGAGCCGAAGTACTACCTCGAAGCGTGGGATGGCTACCCCGCCGAACGGGCACGCGTGGCCGATGCGCTGGCCGACGCCCCCAACCCGATCGTGCTAAGCGGCGACTATCACGCCAGCTTCGTGCTCGACGTCGGTCCCGGCTTCGGCCGAGACGTGATCTGTCCCGAGATCATGGCGACCGCCATCTCTTCGTCGCCGTTCGCGACCGACTACACGGCGGCCAACCCGCACGTGCAGTACTTCAACCCCGACAACGGCTACACGAAATGCACCGTCACCGCCGATCGGTGGGAGGCCGACTATCGCTCGGTCGGCGACATCTGGAATCCCACCGACCGCCTCGACACGGTCGCGTCGTTCGAGTTCCCGGCGCGCTGA
- a CDS encoding maleylpyruvate isomerase family mycothiol-dependent enzyme, which translates to MPTIDRDTISFVLDAYLPERVRLIELLSTLDAEQWALPTECPEYSVKGIATHILGDDLSLLSRQRDGAVQGLMLVAERMPGSDFRQLLDAFNDQWVEAARFLSPALLVELLDLTGRWSERYYRGVDPAAPGEPVPLFGVAFGDSSPFWHAIAREYLERWAHHSQIRRALGLGSLADSPFLDVGHAIIATVAEAATDGRGVDASDSVAAWTIGPLTLGDRKQAADILTLTHSAEEVAALVEGPGDLVELFATRVGRRVAS; encoded by the coding sequence ATGCCGACCATCGACCGCGACACGATCTCCTTCGTCCTCGACGCGTACCTTCCCGAGCGGGTCCGGCTGATCGAGCTCCTGTCCACCCTCGACGCCGAGCAGTGGGCACTGCCGACGGAGTGTCCGGAGTACTCGGTGAAGGGCATCGCCACGCACATCCTCGGTGACGACCTCAGCCTGTTGAGCCGCCAGCGCGACGGCGCGGTGCAGGGACTCATGCTGGTCGCCGAACGGATGCCGGGGTCGGACTTTCGTCAGCTCCTCGATGCGTTCAACGACCAATGGGTCGAGGCGGCCCGCTTCCTCAGCCCCGCGCTCCTCGTCGAACTGCTCGATCTCACCGGCCGCTGGTCCGAGCGCTACTACCGCGGCGTCGACCCCGCCGCGCCCGGCGAGCCGGTCCCGCTGTTCGGCGTCGCGTTCGGGGACTCGTCACCGTTCTGGCACGCGATCGCCCGCGAGTACCTCGAACGGTGGGCCCACCACTCCCAGATCCGCCGTGCCCTGGGCCTGGGCTCGCTCGCCGACTCGCCTTTCCTCGACGTCGGGCACGCGATCATCGCCACCGTGGCCGAGGCCGCCACCGACGGTCGCGGGGTCGACGCGAGCGACTCCGTCGCGGCGTGGACGATCGGACCGCTCACCCTCGGCGATCGCAAGCAGGCCGCCGACATCCTCACGCTCACCCATTCCGCCGAAGAGGTCGCCGCGCTGGTCGAGGGGCCGGGCGATCTGGTCGAACTGTTCGCAACCCGGGTCGGTCGTAGGGTCGCGTCATGA
- a CDS encoding TetR/AcrR family transcriptional regulator: MGYKYDEDEILDAAVDAVLEEGLSALTFGRLAKRLGIADRSIVYYFPTKAELVTRTTSAVGSQLQAALARAFGDAPLPGDELMRRAWPVLSSPDVDPLFAVFFELVGLGAASIPPYDALAPALMEAWIQWLVPRIDAPEEVAWQVASATVATLDGLLLLRHTCGPDAADAAARHFGIARR, translated from the coding sequence ATGGGCTACAAGTACGACGAAGACGAGATCCTGGATGCCGCAGTGGACGCCGTACTCGAGGAAGGTCTGTCGGCCCTGACGTTCGGGCGGCTGGCGAAGCGTCTCGGGATCGCGGATCGCTCGATCGTCTACTACTTCCCGACCAAGGCCGAACTCGTCACCCGCACCACGTCTGCGGTGGGATCGCAGCTGCAGGCGGCACTCGCCCGTGCCTTCGGCGACGCCCCGCTCCCCGGTGACGAGTTGATGCGCCGGGCCTGGCCGGTGCTCTCCTCGCCCGACGTCGATCCGCTCTTCGCAGTGTTCTTCGAGCTCGTCGGGCTGGGAGCCGCGTCGATCCCGCCCTACGACGCGCTGGCGCCGGCCCTCATGGAAGCCTGGATCCAGTGGCTCGTTCCCCGGATCGACGCTCCCGAGGAGGTGGCCTGGCAGGTCGCCTCGGCAACCGTGGCCACCCTCGACGGTCTCCTCCTCCTACGGCACACCTGCGGACCGGACGCAGCCGATGCCGCCGCTCGCCACTTCGGAATCGCCCGTCGTTGA
- a CDS encoding dihydrofolate reductase family protein, with amino-acid sequence MSRVRVHNFTVSLDGFATGEGQSFDAPFGHAGQRLHEWMFATRFARSTVFGEAGGTEGLDHAMADRHGPGIGAEIMGAGKFGPPGWQDDPEWRGWWGENPPFHTPTYVLTHQPRPTIEMEGGTTFHFLDAAPHDALAVAQEAAAGGDIRIGGGPTMLRAFLAAGLVDHLHVVQVPILLGRGVRLWDGLEGLEQQFDDVEAVTTPSGVTHLVFTR; translated from the coding sequence ATGTCTCGGGTTCGCGTCCACAACTTCACGGTCTCGCTCGACGGGTTCGCCACCGGTGAGGGACAGTCCTTCGATGCGCCGTTCGGTCACGCCGGACAGCGACTGCACGAATGGATGTTCGCGACGCGATTCGCCCGCAGCACCGTGTTCGGCGAGGCGGGCGGCACCGAGGGCCTCGACCACGCGATGGCCGACCGGCACGGGCCCGGGATCGGCGCGGAGATCATGGGCGCCGGGAAGTTCGGCCCGCCGGGATGGCAGGACGACCCGGAGTGGCGGGGATGGTGGGGCGAGAACCCACCGTTCCACACGCCGACCTACGTACTCACCCATCAGCCGCGTCCGACGATCGAGATGGAGGGCGGGACGACGTTCCACTTCCTCGACGCCGCACCGCACGACGCGCTCGCGGTGGCGCAGGAGGCGGCCGCCGGTGGCGACATCCGGATCGGCGGCGGCCCGACCATGTTGCGCGCGTTCCTGGCCGCCGGTCTGGTCGACCACTTGCACGTCGTCCAGGTACCGATCCTGCTCGGACGGGGAGTCCGGTTGTGGGACGGCCTCGAGGGCCTGGAGCAACAGTTCGACGATGTCGAGGCGGTCACGACACCCAGCGGCGTCACCCACCTCGTCTTCACGCGCTGA
- a CDS encoding VOC family protein: MSLRWEQVVIDAADPVALGRWWADALGWVVVNDAPEEFEIQEAVDRFPGILFLRAGAAKPSKNRVHLDFRPDDQHAEVRRLVGLGARRIDIGQGDDVSWVVLADPEDNEFCVLSAQPDRSE; the protein is encoded by the coding sequence ATGAGCCTTCGCTGGGAGCAGGTGGTGATCGATGCCGCGGATCCGGTCGCGCTCGGACGGTGGTGGGCCGACGCGCTCGGCTGGGTCGTCGTCAACGACGCTCCTGAGGAGTTCGAGATCCAGGAGGCGGTCGACCGGTTCCCCGGAATCCTGTTCCTCCGTGCCGGCGCGGCCAAGCCGTCGAAGAACCGAGTGCATCTCGACTTCCGACCCGACGACCAGCACGCGGAGGTTCGTCGCCTCGTCGGCCTCGGCGCTCGACGCATCGACATCGGTCAGGGCGACGACGTCTCGTGGGTCGTGTTGGCCGACCCGGAGGACAACGAGTTCTGCGTACTCAGCGCCCAACCGGATCGCAGCGAGTAG
- the arr gene encoding NAD(+)--rifampin ADP-ribosyltransferase, producing the protein MKSIADAIAEAEGTEHVAVTFDHCDHVEGPFFHGTRHAFAIGAQLLPGHRSNYHEGRVANHVYFAALLEPAVWAAELAIALAGDEGRGHIYVVEPTGPFEDDPNVTDKKFPGNVTRSYRTRHPLLIVDELRSWEGHAADVLSGMLDNLARLRAQGLDVIED; encoded by the coding sequence ATGAAGTCGATCGCGGACGCGATCGCCGAGGCGGAGGGCACCGAGCACGTCGCCGTCACGTTCGACCACTGCGACCATGTCGAAGGGCCCTTCTTCCACGGCACGAGGCACGCCTTCGCCATCGGAGCGCAGCTCCTACCGGGCCATCGCTCGAACTACCACGAGGGGCGCGTTGCGAACCACGTCTATTTCGCGGCACTGCTCGAACCGGCGGTGTGGGCGGCCGAACTGGCGATCGCGCTCGCCGGCGACGAAGGCCGCGGCCACATCTACGTCGTCGAACCCACCGGCCCCTTCGAGGACGACCCCAACGTCACCGACAAGAAGTTCCCCGGCAACGTCACCCGGTCCTACCGGACCCGCCACCCGCTGCTCATCGTCGACGAGTTGCGGAGTTGGGAAGGCCATGCCGCCGACGTGTTGTCGGGGATGCTCGACAACCTCGCCCGCCTGCGGGCCCAGGGACTCGACGTCATCGAGGACTGA